The sequence below is a genomic window from Hippocampus zosterae strain Florida chromosome 7, ASM2543408v3, whole genome shotgun sequence.
atctgaaaatgagcaaatcgttggagttcaaaaacaaattcaaaagattagtacaaaataactacatgaatctgaattaaaatagataaatttgatatacttataaaatataactgttcttgttttggattttgatcaacttaacaattgtattcaaggaatgctaattataatgaatatcagaaaattgaaatacaaaagaagaaagaataactatatatatacaaaccaaaaggtgtagaaatagaatagcatagtatacacaagggtaaaaatatttaatatgtagtttttcatttctttgttttgaaaaatgaacaattcagttacataataaggggtaggactagataagttacttcttcctactcctttgagcatacaactgtgatgatgtgtttttttttctcttttaaccatttctaattttccttttataattttgtttgacctttgtcaacctcttattgtgtgtactatatatgctcaataaaacaaacaaaatagtaGAAGGGGTCAGTGTAAGTTTAATGTTAACTTTTTCCAAATACAAAAATTAGCTgacctttttttgttctctcACCACTCcacaataaaaacataattGGTCATTTTGGCCTTAGAAAAcattgcaaatatatttttctttaacCAGCACAGGAGCGCTTGAAGGTGCTTGTTTCAGGAGAGTCGTCACTgattggtgtgtgtttgtgcagtgGCTGGACGAGGACGGGGCAGAGGTCGAGGACGCGGCAGAGGACGGGGACGAGGGCGGGGGGGCCCTAGGAGATGATCACCTCACCCCCAGACCTACTTTTCACCTGCTCTTACGTCACTGTTTTTGTACAGGGTGCTTCTTTTTCTGTGTTCACCCCCCCGACTCCTTGATTTGTACATTAAAATGTTACTTGATGAGAAGCTGTTGATTTACTAAGGTTGAGGTCTCAACCTGTTACCTTTTTCTCATTAAAgttcataatttcatacaaAATGCTTAATTAATTTTTCTATGATGACacatctgtgattggctggcaaccagttcagggtgtacctcgccaattgcctgaagacagctgggatagatttCCAGCACCcctcacgacccttgtgaggataagcggaccagaaaatggatggatggatgattacaCAAGGGGCGGCACAATGGTTGACTGGTTTGCTgattcacagtgaagaggtgcaaggttcaattccagtgtctgccttcctgtgtggagtttgcattgttttccctgtgcctacgtgggttttccctgggtactctggtttcctcccccattccaaaaacatgcatggcaggctgattgaacactctaaattgtcccacggtgtgagtgCGGGTGGACAtgcgtggttgtttgtctccgtgtgccctgcgattggctggcaaccaattcggggtgccCCCTGCCaattgcctgaagacagctgggataggctccagcacccccgcgaccctaatgaggatgaagcggttcggaagatgaatgaatacacaTTTTGTGATTAACTAGTGCCTGTTTGACTATAAGTTAGCTtactgcaggcatgtccaaagtccggcccgcgggccaaatccggcccgcggtcgaatttcatccggcccttggcccccgtcataaaatcagtaccgtctggcccgcaggttgggtgcaatggaacacgtgttgcattgactgaggtctcgtagactggtgagtgatgtttcatagagtactgcttccctctagtggctaaatgagtaatagcattcactaaatgagtaatagcatttagacactagagggcatcactcacgagttaacaagacatcactccgtgtttatattgactgatatgtcatatttcaaattcctgtttcaaatgaaccaaaagaaattcttaagattgttgaaattaaaataaaaatggaaatgtgaaacagactggcttactaaaatttgttgaacaatattgttgttcaatgttaagaatgtcagccaaggtcggccccccgacattttaccacataaaatctggccccgttggcaaaaagtttggacacccctggcttacTGAGTCTATTATATCACTGTGACGCCGGAACCGGATGTAGCCGCTGAGACGTGATCTTTTCGATAAGCTTCCGCATGTTTATACATTTACCCCGTTGATGTGATGTGTGACCAATTGCAGACAGAGCGGTTTTGTATGGTTGAAACAAGTCATAGCTAGCTGACGAACCATTAGCAGCGCACCTGCTCGCGAAAACGGTGACGACCCGTTCATAGAACCCAACATTGCTCAATGGCGCCAGGAGGCACCGGCACCTTCGCGTATTTTGCGTTCGGGAGCAACATGTTAAGGGAAAGACTGCAGCTGGAAAACCCCTCAGCGACGTACCTCGATACCGGTCGACTGAAGGTCATTcaaatttatgtatttatggatgtttatttgtaggcACATGATCCGCCGCCGAAGCCCGTGaaagaaacagtttttttttaatcatgtccgCATTTTGTTACTGATGTCGTCTGTACGTCGCTTCATGCGACATAGTCATGGCGACACCCAACAAGTGCTGAATAATTACACTGTCGACGTGAGTTCCGCGTGGGCTTCTCATTTGTACACAATGGACTTTAACGTCAAAGAACTCGCCATGTGCAAGTACACCGCGGGGAGGCATAAGCCTACTTTTCACTTCTGACAATccaataatcaccactagatggcgcaaAAAATAACGCGTTAATCCGTTTTGTTCTGCGGGAAACAAAAAGTTCAATATCATTTATTGGCCTTATGTGCTTGTCAGATGAGTTACGCAGATATTAAGTTGGATGTATAAGACACACAAATAATTTCACCAGTGACCACAAGTCaaaacatgtaaaaacaaatgttaaatTCTAACGCGTCTGCGTGCAGGACTATCAACTGGATTTTGGCGTTTGGGACAGAGGTGTGGAGAACAGTTGGCACGGCGGCGTGGCCACCATCCAAGAAAGTCCTGGTTCTGAGGTGTGGGGTGTTATCTGGAACATCGATCGAGACCACCAGGACACCCTGGACAAGTCAGatccacacgcacgcacatgcacgcgcgcacacaatgTCATGACAGgacctgcgtgtgttttcaggCAGGAAGGCGTCCACGTCGGTATTTATTCCCAGCTGGAGGTGAGAGTGGAGAGCAGCAACCACGGGGAGATTCTGTGCAAGACTTACCAGATGAACAACTTCCATGCTCGTCCAACCTCACCACAGTACAAACATGTTCGTGtcgatattgtgtgtgtgtgtgtgtgtgtgtgtgtctgtctgtctgtctctgtctctccctctctatacagtgatccctcagtATTTCGTGGCTCAATTATCGCCGCCTCGGTGcatagctgttttttttccaaagtacagtattcagaaaaaaaatggctaatGGCTCAAAGGTTTTATACATGGCTGGAGCTTAATTGGTTCCCAGCACGATGTCGACCAATGAAAGCACGAGTGGATCTATCCCTTGACGCAcagccatgttgattggctgtgcattcTTTGCGGCCCCGCCCAGCAACCTCCTtatcacgtgggttactctttgctCAGTATCCAATTACATGGTTGCCTAGATCAGTGTTGTTTACTTCGCATGTTAGTGTGTGTGAGCCCACGtgagcctgtgtgtgtgggcggggggtggggggggggtgaaaagagaTGGGGGGATTGggcttgtgtgaaaaaaaaagcagcatgtgTCTCTTCTCCTTAATTGTCTTATCACAACCCTACTAAAAGAAAGACGAAAACCCTACTTGTGGATTTTGGTCTTTCGTGGGTGGTtccggtccccattaactgcgataagtgagggatcactgtatataaaataaataaaatgttcattgttggtggcccggtggtccagtggttagcacgtcgacctcacagtgcagaggtcggggGTTcagtccggcctccctgtgtggagtttgcatgttctcccctctCTGGTCCCtctcactgaacattcggcaagcctcctcgctgcccatctttaaagccctcctcaaaacccacttgtattctttggcgttcgactttactgcttggtgctttctaccgcctttattaccatttcgtcttactgtttattgtgtatgttaaatcgctccatgtacagcactttgtatgcagcgatggctgtttgaaagtgctctagaaatactgttgacttgactccccggtgggttttcgccgggtactccggtttcctcccacattccaaaaacatgcatggcaggccgattgaacactctaaatcagtggttctttaCCTTATCAGAGccaccgaacccaaccagtttatatgcacattcatcaaaCCTTTtattaatgattttgaaaaaatatatatgtatttatttgtttacaaattcaagaccaaaaaaaaaaaacgtatttattaacaacagaaagagccgcaggttttttaaattgtgaacaaAATGAATCTCCATGCAGTTCccagaagtgttccttcagttttgccgactcaacttggcatgacaaatcatgcacaTTGGACACAGATTCCCATCACGGTCCGTGATGcgtgtgaatccatgttgtacatattcgtgcgaccactttctttctttgctcgacatggttagcatgtattaaaacctttttttttggatataCTGACTACTAtattgactactgagcgaactaaatttctcgCTGTACTGATTGCACAagcagccagcgatggccaagcgggcgtgtcataacaaaatgacatgttgagtcaggtgtgcCTTAacttccatggcagaggctccgtcgaacccctgagaccgattcaccaaacccctagggtttcgatcgaacccaggttaagaaccactgttccaaattgtacctaggtgtgattgtgagcacggttgtttgtttgtccatgtgtgccttgtgatgcactggcaaccggttcagggtgtgccccgcctactgcccgaagacggctgggatagacggCAGCACCTCCTGCAACCTTCTTCATGATAAGCGATgtcgaaaaaaaagtatttgtgtttttgtgcgaAGGTGGTGTGTTGTGGCGCCGAGCAGAACGGACTTCCTGATGATTACGTTGACAGGCTGCGGGCGGTGGAGACCAACAACTACATGGGGCCTTCCATGTTGGATTGCATCGAAATGCACGCCAATTAGCAGCGAGACAGCGTTTTACCATCACTGTATGTATTGACGTTTATTGATTGGTGCTCCCGCTggaaaaacatatatttatattttttgatacattttgaaaaatgtgcaattcaaagattgtaaaaaaaaaattatgaaaatattttgaatgctCATTAATGACGGAAACAGCTCAAAACTAACATTGTAGaaagtgtgaaaatgaaattaagTTGCCGCTGTtatgaaagcgcgatataaatcggcatgtactgtattgtaattTATTAGTTTTTCAATGTACAAACCAAATGTGACCATGCTATGATATGAAGAATGTAAGTGACATCAAGACACtcctaaaaatgtttaaaaaaaataaaagaaaaaacctGGGTGGTTATCTATGACTTCCCCATGATTCTGTGAATGTCACGCTGAATTCTATCTGATCCAGATAGAGATATCTTCCTTACAAGTCGTCAAAGTGAAACTTTATATAATCAATTAGGCCACCAATCCAAATTCATTATTCACAGCACtttgtttatttccattttcccagccaaatgtttcttttttaaaactaattcaatcgcagccattttcactggagcaaccccctcaatcccagggTTTTACtagattttgactgatcttgcaaggcccacagaatatttggtacTAATGCTGTACAAaaatggagcctaccaaaataaagtttggactcttttctgtcagcagaaaaaaaaaaatctctttccattcttcagcaatcggcattacaaaatggctaagtttcaggcaattcctgggcaaaaaacagaaaaagagctttttgtaaaagcatgcatttcaagcacgtgaggcaccactgccgcctactggtcgctttttttacatgatttacaatgcaaacggcttattctcattcccAGATTGCACCAGACCCCCGTCCTCTCaaagacgcaaaaaaaaaaaagacttagacgtacaagtacgtccttgataggcggggcctaatttaaaAAGACCTACAAGTacatcttgtggaatgaaaggtatgaaaggcgcttttaaataaaatgcattattattattattattaatcaataGATGAGCAGACCTGTGTAGCATATTTTACTGCATATCACTGTGTTGTTTGCATCTGCTGAAGTCGCACAatctggaaataaaaaaaattcataaacaGCAAATGGCTTCACTTATGTTTGATGAAAACTATTGTCTTCCCACAGGGGTTCCAAGCTTGAACTCCTGACCAGCGCCACGCTTAATGAATCAAAGCGAATCATTTCCCTTTTACGCGTGAGCGGGACTAAATGAGGAAAATATCCCGTTATCACCACCCCCACTATATAGTGCTTCACATTATGTACAGCATCTTGAATAGACTGCTAATGTTAGCCATTGCTTGTTAGACCGCACAATGGAGTTCACTGCTAATATTTACCAGCATTTATCCAGATCACAGGAATCCACTGATAACAAATGCTATCTGATGATATTCAATCTGAGCATTTGAGTCCACTGCTAACATGAGCCAGAAGTTACCTCGAGCACTGGTGTTCACGAATCGCATGAAACGCTCCTTATCCCTTGAGAATTGAAGTCAGCTGCTAATGTGAGCAGATAATTAGCCAGAATGTTTGAGTGCACAGCTAATGTTAGCCACTAGCTGGCCAGATCACTGGAGTCcactgaaaacaaatggcaaagaTATTTGGTGATATTCGATACAAGCACTGGAGTCCACTACTAACGTTAGCCGCAAGTTAGCCTCAGCACAGGTGTTCACTTCTCGCATTAGCACTAGTTAGCCCTCGAGCACTGGATTCTAAGACTAATGTCAGACAGTAGTTAGCCAAACGCTGAAGTAAACTGCTAATGTTTGTGACCTTTAGTTAGCCAGAGCACTGGAGGCCACCACTAACGCTAACGTAACGCTGCTTAAGTCAGACTTGGGTTAGCCAGAACATTGGGGTCACACGCTAATGCTGATGTTAGCCCCGAATTCTGGAGTCCTCTGCTAACATTATTCGCTCGCTAGCTGGTCACCTACTAACACTCATCAAGAGTAGACTTCTTTTTTGCTGAGCAAAATGTGAGAAAACATGTTTAATAAAAAAGTTACCACTTTATTTGAGCAAAGGTTTTTGGGAGCTTGAGGTCTGACCTTGCAATGGCTGAATTCTACTTCCAAATTTCTCAGtcgtaccaaaaaaaaacccccacgtgTGTTCCACTTGCGCTAATTGCTTTGCTTCAGGCCTCAAGGGCCTCATGAGAACTTGACAAGTGTCCTCTTTTGAATTACACACccgcacgcgcgcacaaacacacacacacacatacacgcacacaaaatcaaaGTTTTTGTTAACGTGAAACAAGGTGGAAATGCATATTTACCTTACAAATAAATATAGAAAAAGAGCAGCTGTTGTAATGCGCTGTCATGTGTATCTTTATTTCAGCCTTCAAGAACTCGATTTGAAACTTGAGAAACATAGAAACTGATGTTTTGGTCTGCATTTGCAAATGAAAGTGTCCGGAATGAAACCAGCAGGTCAAACACCGTGCGTGAATGCAGATTGTATTTGTGCACGTTCAAAAAAGGCTACAGCGTATGCCCTGCATTGAGGATAAatatggaaattgccagaactCAAATGGTTTCTGGGGTCGATTCACATCTTGGGTAAACAAAGAAAGTGAATTTAGACAATTTATTGTGGCAGTTTTCACCTtgctttgtattatttattcatgaaaaaaatactgaCTTCTTAGTTTTACACGAGTAATTATTTGGTGTACTTTTTACATTTGCTCTTCTACTTGAATACATTTGTTGCCCATTCCCATGGATCTCAGCTGGTAGCAAGTCCAGGGTGGAAGCAACgtccattgtgggacgaataaaggatatcttatcttatcttatcttaacttccCTCGCCAAAAGTCATCTTGATTTGGCTTCCTTGCCTTGTGCATTCCCAAACCATACATGCCTGTGATTatctggcgaccagtccatggTCTACTCATATCCCCAAATGCAACTGGGTAAAGGGCTCCAGTTCGCCCGTTACACCCACTGAGGGAGGACAAGTGGAATAGAGCCTGGATGGATGAACGAAATAAATGGCTCACATTCGGGCCTACTTTTCGGAGCTACCATCAGCGTCCAAATCCATAAAGTAACAAAAACGAATGAGACACAGGGTGTTGGCTTCCAAATGATTGTGACGGGTTTGACGACAACTCGCACGAAAGCGAAGCCCTGCCCTGAGTGACAACGGCGAGTGCGAACGTCCATCCTCCCAGAAGTGCACTATTACGTAAGGCAGATAACGAACACCCCTGCCCTTTTCGGAAATGCGTATTTGGTTCGGCCATCGCTGAACGCCGAACGCCGATTGGTCTGACGGAGGGCCGAGGCCGCGCCCACGAGCCGTTGCTGAACCTTTGCTACTTCCTACCGCCGCAGCGGGAGTCACTTGCTTACTGTTGAAGAGGCAAGAGGACGCCGAGGACCTTGCGAGCAACGAAGCTTCGACGAACCATATGGCCGCAACAGCCGCTGCTCTTTCTTTCAACGTGGGGCCCACTACTCTTTAAAAATTCCGCCGAAAAAGAGAAGACGATTTTCTCAAACCTTCTGGCCGTTATCTCACGTAAGTCGATGGCCTCGTCACGAGGCCCGAGTGTGTTGTAAGTTTCTGTGTGGCGTTAACATGGCGGGCTGCTCTTTCCGCCTCCATTGACCCAAACCTGACAGGCCTTTACAGTGCGGTTTTCCGTCTACTCGAATGTCTTAACGTGTGGTTCAAATACCTAAAACTATAAGCGAGACAGTCTGACGTTACGGTGGAATATTTCATATGTCATAGAGGCATTCGGTGCTGTGCCTGGCTATTTATAACGTGAGCCGACAATGTCAGCTTCTATGGCGGTGTGCTCATTGGCACCACAACATTTATCTGACCCCTTTTCGGCGACAAATTGTCTATTTTTCTGCACTACTGCCTTTCGAGGAGCTAGAAATGACCCCTCGTCGCGATATTTGCCGCTTTTGTCTTTTCGGCTTTGGCGTCGCCATTGAATCACTGATCTCAGTTGTCAAGTTGTTTGGTGCGCATGCGCATTTGGCGTTTCATCAAAGATGGCCATTCCAGTAGTTTTAAAAAGGGCAGCCTTGTTTCCGAGGGTGAGAAAAATTACGACAAAACCCGTTTTAATAACTCGCCACAATGAGAAGAAACGCAAGTTTAACTATTTGATTAACCTTCATAGTGATTCAACTGAGTTGGAAAAAAGTGATGTTACATGTgaggttgcagtttgttttttttcccctacagaGAACGATTTTAATTTCCCCTTAATGCTGCTGTTGGTATTTGTTTAGTACTTTGTGATATGCTGCTGTGATAATGTAATTTTCCCTGCTGGGATGAATTACATCTTTTTattcggcttttaacaatcagGGGCTTGGAACCGAtcagtgtgttaaaaaaaatcccaaatttgaTCAGAAGATGGACTAATGTATCCAAGCTATTTAAACAACTTGTTTATTAACTGAAGAATTTATTCCTGTTATTGGGGTCGGCACAAGAATAGCCCAAATTTGTAGAGTATTGACACCCCTTgacattttgaggaaaaaaaataactgaaccCTAAAAATTCAGTATGTGGAAAATGGTGGTGACCTAACACCcttaaaaaactcaaattattaAAGAATATTGGGTGGGGggaattgtgaaataaaatccaACCGTATATGTGACAAAACCTTGGATTATTAACAATGCACAGAACATCCCTGGATGAATGAGACAGAACATAACAAATTGCTGCCATAATGTTGAATGCGTTTGAATCTGCGTGCAGGGCTCCCCCGTCTCAACACAGGTGTATGAGCGCTATCCGGAGGGCCTAGGGGCAGCTCTTTACCAGGAGCACTTCGACTTCAACGCTGAGCCGCCTTGGGATCCTAGCTGATAGCGGGACACGTCCGTCTCCCGACTTGTCCATGTGAGTCATGCCAACATGTTGTTTCTCCTGTTTATCAATCTCCCAACATTCATATaatgatgtcgtttttttttccgccccccccccccctccccaccaccaccacctctcaGTTTGTTGCATAACCGGCAGGACCCCCATTTGGCTCAGTCGTGACCCCCTCGCTGCAGATTCTCTTTCACTCATTCTTAATGATTTTTGGCTCGCTGGAATATGGGTAAGATGAAAGGACTCGCCGACCGACCCGCCGGCTACACCGTCGAGCTGCTGGGGGGTGGTGCCACCCTCGACGATGTCATCGACGAGCGCATCCGTG
It includes:
- the LOC127603948 gene encoding gamma-glutamylcyclotransferase-like isoform X3 gives rise to the protein MAPGGTGTFAYFAFGSNMLRERLQLENPSATYLDTGRLKDYQLDFGVWDRGVENSWHGGVATIQESPGSEAGRRPRRYLFPAGGESGEQQPRGDSVQDLPDEQLPCSSNLTTVVCCGAEQNGLPDDYVDRLRAVETNNYMGPSMLDCIEMHAN
- the LOC127603948 gene encoding gamma-glutamylcyclotransferase-like isoform X1 codes for the protein MAPGGTGTFAYFAFGSNMLRERLQLENPSATYLDTGRLKDYQLDFGVWDRGVENSWHGGVATIQESPGSEVWGVIWNIDRDHQDTLDKQEGVHVGIYSQLEVRVESSNHGEILCKTYQMNNFHARPTSPQWCVVAPSRTDFLMITLTGCGRWRPTTTWGLPCWIASKCTPISSETAFYHHCMY
- the LOC127603948 gene encoding gamma-glutamylcyclotransferase-like isoform X2, which codes for MAPGGTGTFAYFAFGSNMLRERLQLENPSATYLDTGRLKDYQLDFGVWDRGVENSWHGGVATIQESPGSEVWGVIWNIDRDHQDTLDKQEGVHVGIYSQLEVRVESSNHGEILCKTYQMNNFHARPTSPQYKHVVCCGAEQNGLPDDYVDRLRAVETNNYMGPSMLDCIEMHAN